TCTCGTCGAGTGCCTGGGCGCTCTGCTCGGTGGCGGGCAGGTGGTCGGCGAGGGCCTCCAGCAGCCCGGCGCGCGTGGGCGCGGCCACGGCGACGAAGTCGGAGATCTTGCCAATGAGGGACGGCTCCAGGCCGACGCCGGGGATGGGGTCGCCGGACTCGTCCACGCGCCCCGGCCCCAGCTCCTCGCGCATCTTTTCCGGGCCGATCTTCTGGAGCTTGTCCATGACGCGCAGGACGTGCTTGATCGTCTCCAGGTTCGTGATGCCGTTGCCCTCCAGCAGGGCGTCCACGAGGCGGCGGTTGCTGATGCGGACCTGGAACAGCGCGGGGGCGCCGCCGGCCGCGCCGAGACCCAGGGCGCGGAAGGCGTCGCAGAGCACGGCGATGACCTCGGCGTCCGCCGCCAGCGTGTTCGCCCCGGCGATGTCAATGTCAAACTGGGTGAACTGGCGGAAGCGGCCGGGGCCCGGCTTGTCGGCGCGGAAGACCGGGCCGAGGTGGTAGCGGCGGAAGGGGAGCTTCATCTCGTCGCGGTACTGGCTGATGAGGCGTGCGAAGGGGACGGTGAGGTCGAAGCGCAGCGCGGCGGCCTCGCCCTCCGGCGTCGCCAGCTCGAAAATCTGCTTGTTCGTGTCGCCGCCCGCGGTGCCGGTCAGGATGTCCATGCGCTCCAGGGCGGGTGTGTCCACGGGCAGGAACCCGTAGCGCTCATAGGTGCGGCGGATGGTCTCCACGGCCGCCGACCGCGCGATCATGTCGGCGGGCAGCAGGTCCTGGAAACCCCTGAGGGTCTGGGGCTTGATCTTCTCGTCCATGGTGCCGTGGTGTCCTTCGTTCCGGGGGCGCGCGGGCGCGCCGGGAATCGGGCCCCTATTTCATTTCCTGTCCGCCGGTGACATTGACGGCCTGGCCGGTCATGTAGCCGGAGGCGTCGCTGGCGAGGAAGACCACGACGTTGGTGACGTCGCGGTATTCGCAGGGGCGCTTCATGGGGACCTGGTCAATGTACTTCTGGCGGACCTGCTCCTCGGTGATGCCCTGGTTCTTCGCGTACTGCTTGAAGAGGCTGTTCACCCACAGGGGCGAGTTGAGCAGGTTGCCGGGGCAGACGGCGTTGACGCGCACGCCCAGCTCGGCGAACTCGAGGGCGAGGCTCTGGGTCACGCCGACGCCGCCGAATTTCGCGGCCGCGTAGGCGCTGTTCCGGAAACTGCCCTTCTTCCCGGACTTGGAGTTGATCTGGATGATGGAGCCGCGGCCGCGCGGCACCATGACGCGGGCGGCCTCGCGGGCGCAGAGGAAATAGCCCGTCAGGTCCACGTCAATCACCTTGCGCCACTTGTCGGCGTCGAAGGTGAGGGAGTCGCCCGCGATGAGGATGCCCGCGTTGCAGACCATCACGTCCAGCCGCCCCATGAGCGCCACCGCCGCGTCCACGGCGTCGCGCACGGCGTCGGCGTCCGTGACGTCCACGGCGCGCCCCTCGACGAGGCGCCCGGTGCGCGCGGCGACGTCCGCCGCCGTGGCCTTTGCCTGCTCCAGGTTGATGTCCCACACCACGACGTCGCAGCCCTCTTCGGCGAGGTGCTCCGTGATGGCGGCGCCGAGTCCCTGCGCGCCGCCGGTGACCACGGCCTTGCGGCCCTCGAGTGTGATGCCCTTCATTGCGCGAATTTCTCCAGCAGGGCCGTCTCGGCCGCCACGGTCCAGCCGCCCTCGGGGCTCAGCTTCGCGCCGACCCCGGGCAGTTTCTCTTTCACCTCCTCCAGCGACATCAGCGGGAGTTCGGGGATTTGCGTGTAGATGACGGTCTTGCCGGGGTACTTCGCCTCCTTCACCGCCTTGAGCCCGTGGTGCGCCGCGTTGAGCCCGCCGATGGCGGCCACGCTGCGGTTGGTGTCCAGCTCGCCCGCCTCGGCCAGGGCGAGCACCTTGCGCAGGTCGGAGATGCGCGAACCGCTGCACCCGATGACCTTGACGCCCTGGCAGAGTTTCGAGACGGCCAGGGGGGCCACCGTGCCGACGGCCAGCCCGGCGAAGACGTTCACGAAGCCGCGCGGCGCGGCGAGGTCCACGGCGAAACTGGCCAGGCCGGGCACCGGTGCGAGGACGACCACGTCGCTGTAGCCCTCCGGGCCGCCGAGTTCGACGATTTTTGCGTTCATCTCGTCCTGCGACGCAAAGTCGGCGGGGGACAGCGTCACCAGCTCCACCCCGCGGCGGGCGGCCAGGTCGCCGAAACGCGCCACGATGTGGTTCAGGCGGCCCCGGTCAAGGTCCGTGACCACGACGGTCTTGGAGCCGTCGGCCTTTTCAATGGCCCGCTGGACGTGCATCTGGCCCATGGGGCCGCCCGCGCCGATGAACAGCGAGGTGCCGCCGGGCAGCAGGTCGTTGCGCGCGTTCGCGGCGGCGACCTCCGCCAGCGTGGCGCCGCCGCCCAGAATCCGCTTGGCCTGGTAATGGATGCCGCCGACGTCGAGGGGGGCCTTGCCGTCCTCCTTCGGCGCGCCGAGGAGATAAAGGTTTCCCTTGGGGTTCAGGCGTTTGCCGAGGGCCTCCACCAGCGCGGGGGTGGCGCCCTCCAGCACGATGTCGTCAAAGGTGTCGGCCTCCGCCAGTCCGGCGAGATCTGTGCCGGCGACCCGGGCGTTCGGCAGCTGCGCCTTCAGCGCGCCGGGCGCGTCGGACACGATCAACTGCGCCGCGCCGGTGGGCTCCAGCCGCTCCGTGAGGTCGTAGGACATTTCGACGCAGGCCCAGGGCTCCGCGAGGGCCGCCTGGCTGTACCCGGTGGCGTCCTGCACGGGCAGCAGGTAGCAACCCTCGTCGCCGTCGAGCACGCGCTCGTCCACATAGGCGTATTCGGCGAGGCCGCCGGGGATCATGTAGCCGAAGGCGTCGTTCACGCCCTTGTAATAGATGTCCGCCTGGACGATGAACCGCTGGCCCGGCTGGAACCGGTCCGCCCACTGTTTTCCGGCCTTGACCACCGTGCAGGCGCACTCGTGTCCGAGGACCGTCGGGTCGTTCGCCAGGTCGCGGCCCCGCAGGCGGGGGTGGTTGCCGCCGAGGGCGATGATTTTCATGTCCGACAGGCACAGGCCGAGGGCGTCCACGCGGACCATGACCTCGTTGTCCGCCGGCTCCCGCAGCGGCAGGGGGACGGACTGGCCGTCGCGGCCCACGTTTTCCAGCCCGGCGCCGAAGACCTGCCACGCCCGGTATTCGGCCGGGAGGGGCTTCGCCGCCTGTTTGAATTCGCTCAGTGTCATGGGGTGCGCTCCTTACTTTTCCTGCCCGAGGGTGTTCTGGCGGTATTTTTCGTCCGGGCGGGTGTCAATCCGGCGGATGTCCGCGCCGCTCATGAAGCGCGGGCCGCCGGCGCTGTACGCGCCCAGCAGAATCTTCGACATTTTTTCGGCCATTTCGGTGATGTTCATGACGGCCCTCGCCGTCGCGCCGAGGGCGAACAGCCCGTGGTTCTCCAGCAGCATCGCCTTCGGCAGCACGCCCTCCTCCTCCACATAACGCGCCACCCGCTCCCGCACTTCCCGCGCCAGCACCAGCCCGGGGTCCACATAGGGGACAAAGACGGACTTGTGGCCCATGACCACGATGTGGTCCGGGCAGAGACGGCCCATGGCGGCCTCCCGCGCGTGGATCGAGCACATGAGCGCGTTCGTGGAGACGGGGTGGGTGTGGCCGATGAACCCGTATTCCGGGTAGTGCCGGTAAAGCAGGGCGTGCATCATCGTCTCCACCGACGGCATCCGCTTCTCCGACGGGTCGCACAGCGACCCCCGCAGCGCCGCCGCCACATCCGCGTCCCCCGCGTTCGGGTCTTCCAGAATCGCCGTCGCCCGGGGGATGGAAACCTCCAAAAAGTCCGCCTCCCCCATCGTCGCCAGGCAGGTGCCCGACGCCTTCACATACATCGTTTCCGCGTCAATGCGGGCCGACGTGTTCCCCTCGCCCAGGATGGCAAAGGTGCGCGACGGGTCGCCCAGGCAGTGCGACATGTCCACGAGCTGCTTCAGAACGTCATGCTTGTCCATGGTGTTTTTGCTCCGCAGGGGGTGTTGGAATGCATGGAGTATAGCAAAAGCGCCCCGCGCCGCGCGCCCCGGGGGGAAACGCGGATCACATGGATGGACGGGATGGACGGGATAAGGAAAGCGAATCCTGTGTGTCCATGCCAACCCTTCGCGGCGGCGATCAGGGAAATGAGGGAAGGCAGGGCAGCCGGGACGGTGGCGGGGCGGAGCAGCCCCCGGGCGCCCCCCCGAACCGCCAGGGTCTCGCTGGCCCTGGCATCTGGCCCGGCGCGCGCAGCATGGCGGACCCTTCAGGCGCTTTCCGGGAGGTGAATCTGATGGGACTGTCCCGGAAACAATCATGCCGGACACCCCGGTGCCGCCTGCGGTCATCGGCTTCGGAGCGGGGCGGGGTGCTGGTTGTCAGCAAGATGCGCCTTGCGGTCATGTTCAGTGGAGGGGCATGTTTGTCGCGCGCATCGTCGGGCGAGAAAGACGCGGGGTGGCAGAGGCCAAGCTTGTGCGGGAGGGGGCTGGATGTCGGCGCGTAAGTGGCTGGCGTGTGGAAGGTTAAAAGGGTGCGGAGCCACAACAGGGGAAGGGGAGGGGAGGAAGTGGGGGAAACCTGCTGCGGCTCCGCATAGTATTTAGTGTCATGTCGAGCGGACGTTTACTGCGACCCGCTCCGAACAACACGCATTTTCAACTGTCTGCCGAGGCGACGACTTCTCGTGAAACCCCTCGGCGAATCAACTCCATCCAACTCGCAACTCACTGTCGGGAACGCCCCCCAGGGCTCTTTTCCCCGGCTGCCTTACACCGGAAGTATACCACATGTTTCCGGCCAACGCAAATTCCCTTCCAAGATTTTTTGGGGGGCGGCCGGGTGTGTTACAGTGCCGCGATACCTGCGACCAAGTCCTTGGGAGAACGCCATGGAACGCTGGACGGAAAGCCGCATTGTCTTTGAGGGAAAGATCATCACGGTCCGGACGGGCACGGTGGTGCTGGACGACGGCACCACGGCGTACCGGGAGGTTGTGGAGCATCCAGGGGGCGTGTGTATCCTCCCCTTTACAGGAAGCTCCGTCATTCTGGTGCGCCAGTTCCGCATCGCCCTGAACCGGGACCTACTGGAGGCGCCGGCGGGGAAATTGGAGGGACCAGAGGATCCCCTGCGCCGCGGGCTGATCGAACTGGAGGAGGAGGTCGGCCTGAAGGCCGGGCGCGTGGTGGACGCGGGGAGGGTCTGCGCGACCGTCGGCTTCTGCTCGGAGGTCATCCACCTGTTCCTCGCGTTCGACTTGGAGCAGACCGAGCGGTGCCCGGAGCCGGACGAGCGCATCGAGGTGGTGGAGATTCCCCTGGCCGAGGTCCGCGCGGGACTCCGCGACCACCGTTTTGACGACGCGAAGACCGTGGTGCTGCTCCACCGGCTTTTGGACCATTTGGACAACCTGCATTAGGCTGCCCCTCACGCCTACCGGTGCACCCCCTCCTTGAGGATGGGTTTGATGCGCCAGTGGGCCTCTGGGCCGAAGCGTTTGTGGTTCACCGTTGGGTGCTGCACGGGCTTGTCCCCGTAGACAACGCGCGTGGCCGCCGCCATCAGCATCAGCCCGGCGAGCACGAGGGGCAGGGCCCGCCGCGCCCCCCGCCGCAGGGACCAGGCGTCCGCATCCTCCGCGCCCCCGGGCAGGGGGACGCCCTCCCCCGGCAGCCACAGCACCAGGAAGGTCGCCAGCAGGGCGTTCATGAAGAGGACCCACTCCGTGACCAGCCTCCCCTCGCTGAAATGGACCAGGGCGCGCTCGTGGTTGGCGATGACCATCATCCACAGGAAGGCGATGTAGAGGAGCTGTCCCTTGCCCAGGGAGGAGTGGGGCACAATGTCCAGCCGTCGGCGGAGATGAGCCGCCAGCAGTACCGTCACCATGAGGGCCGCCGACCACCAGACCAGGTTAAACCACGTTGCCGCGCCGAGGGGCACGCCAATGAGCGGGGCCTTCATGATTTCCGGGACGGCGGGGGCCGTTCCCGAGGTCCATTCGTCCACGTTTTTGAAGACATTGAGCCAGCCCACGCCGAAGAGCAGGAAGACCACGGCGAAGACATCGGTCCAGTTTCTGCGCGGGGGCGACGGGTCCGCGAGTCCGGGCGCGCGCGCCGCGAGCACCGCCATGACGGCGGCAATTCCCAGTCCGTGGCAGAAGCCGTGGCCCTGCTCCAGGATGCTGTGCCAGTTGGCGGCATGCCAGTGGGTCCAGGCGGGCGGCGTGCCGCCGGGGGTGAGCTGGCCGTGGCCGGGCAACAGGAGCAGGGACCGCACAAAGGGGACGAGCGCGAAGCCGAAGCCGCCGATGGCCGCGGAGACCGCCCCCGCCCACGCCACGGGCCGAAGGCCCCGGCGCAGGCAGTAGACGGTCATGCCGAGGAACACCCCCGTGATGCCCGCCCAGTCGTCGCTGCGCGGCGGCATCATGCGCAGGCCGCCCCAGCGCTGGAGGGGGATCGTGCCCAGCACGGGCAGAAGAAGGAAGGCCAGCAGCCAGCCCAGGGACATGCACAGCAGCAGGCCGGCGTCGCGCCGAAACTTCCCGAACCTGATGAAATACAGGGTGATGCCCGCAATCAGGCCCACGGCAAGCCCGCCGTGCTGCGGATAGTCCAGCACCACCTGGGGCCAGTTGGTGAGGAACTGCGCGGGGTCGAAAAGCTGGCCGGTTTCCGGGTTGACCGCGTGGAGATCGCCCAGGGGCGCGACCAGCAGCCGTCCCAGCGGCACGGCCATCCCCACGGCGTCGAGCAGGCGCTGCGCCCCCCAGCCCGCCGCCGCGCCGACGGCGGCAAAGGCCGCCAGCAGGTGCGCCTTCGCGAAACGGCGGTCCCACAGGTCAAAGGCGCACACCCCCAGCAGGGCGGCCAGGGCAGGCCGCCAGTCGGCGTCGAGCCAGTAGAGCGGGTTGCGGTGGCGCAGGAAGGTTCCGTCCACGTCCACGGCCAGGGCCTGCTGCGCCCAGGCGCTGAGGGTGTCCTCCAGCAGCGCGTGCGCCCCGATGGGCACCAGCACAAAGAGGAGGGGGACGAAGAAGTCTTCCAGCCGTTTGCGGTCCATGACCGCCGGAAGCGCCGTGCCCGCGCCGCCCATGCCCGCCCAGAGCCCGCCGACGCAGAAGGTGATCAGGAATCCGTAGAGGGCCGTGGGCCAGTGCTCCGATCCGGCGAAGGAGATGCAGTACATGTAGGCGATGGAGCCGCCGAAGGCCCAGCCCAGCCCGCCGAAGAGGGCGAACCACGGGGCGCGGCCCCGCCAGTCCTCCCGCCCCGAGAGCAGGCAGGCGGCCAGGGCGGCCAGCGCCCCGGGGATCATGGCCCCGGCCTCATGGCCGAAATTTCCCCGGATGCCCCATCCGATGGACAGGGACAACGCTACGAGGAGCACGGCCAGCGGGCGGCGTCCGGGCAGGGGCGCGGGGGGTTCGGTTGCCATGGGTGAAGCATTCCTTTCTCCGGAACGGGCGATCCGGGTGAGGGGGTAGTGTACGGGGCATGGGCCGCCGGGTCAAGCACCCGGAAACCAGCCGCGCATCATCGCCGGACAAGCAGGCGAAGACAGAAAGGCCGAATCTCAAGACGCGTTTTCGGCAGAGACGCGCAGCCCGCAAACGGGGAGAACGGGCGGCCATGCCAAGAGGGAAAATGGGATCGCGTGCCTGTCAAATCCAGACCGCACGACAGCCAACGGCGCCGTTTGTCAGGGCAAACGCCGTCTCTCTGGGAGACCGCAGCCAACCTTGGGCGCCCAAGGCAACCGCGCCGCAAACGGGTTGCAGGCGACCGAGCGTCTTCGCATCCGCGCCGGCGTCCACGCGCATTTTTCCTCGTCCTCCCCTCCTCATGAACGGGTGCGGGGTATTGACACTATTCATCATATTCGGTAAAATCACTTAGCCTTGGTGCTGGCGTTCCAACATGGGAGAACAAACCAATGAACAAGAAAGTGTCGGCGGCGATTGCCCTTTTCCTGGGCGGGGCAGTGGTTGTATGCGCGGGATGCATACCCGGCGAACCGCTTGCGGCATTCACGGCAAGCGTGTCACAGGGGCAGGCACCGCTCACGGTGGAGTTCACAGACCGGTCGGCGATTCAAAAGGCCCACACCATCACCGGCTGGCAGTGGGATTTTGGCGACCAGCAGGTTTCGTCGGAGCAAAATCCGGTGCATGCATACGCCGCCCCCGGGACGTATGATGTGTCCCTCACGGTCACGACAAACAAGGGAAAAACCAACACCGCGACCGTACCGGCCTGCATCACTGTGCAGCCCAGCGGGGGGGGCAATGAGGGGGAGGGAGAAGGGGAAGGGGAAGGAGAAGGAGAAGGGGAAGGGGAAGGAGAAGGAGAAGGAGAAGGGGAACCGCCAACATCTGTCTATGTGTGGGGGCTGGGCGACAACTGGGCTGAAGAGGCTCTGGAGTCACAATCCATCGCCGTCTCCGGACCGTTTACAGGCGAAATGAAGCTCAACCGCATGCCCGAATACGATGAAGGCTCCCACGAAGAGCACGAGGCAATCATGTACCTCGCGGCGTTTGCGGCAAACGTTCCGGGAGACCTGCACTTCCTGCGGTATCCCAAGGCGGAGGGCGATACGACCGTTAAGACTTGGCACATGATAGGAAGCCAGTTCCAGATGAGGCTTGTGGGGACGACCAAAGCCCGCGTGACGCCCAAGGACACGGACCCCTCGACCGCCAATCTGGTTCTCGTGGTGGGGTCCCAAGGCGAAATCCCCGAAGGGTACGACCCCCGCCCAGACCTGTATGCATGGCGCAAACTTCCGGGGGCGTGCTGTGACGACAGTGGCGGGGCCCTTTCCACAGAGTTCTGCTGGCTCAATCAGACACAGGGTTTGGAGAACTTCGTCTGGGTTTCCAATGGTGCCAAGACCGGGATTTACGCGAGCATCCACTATCCCGTCGGCCACCAATTCGACTGCCCGTTAGAAAGTCCTGTGAACTACGCGCTGATCACCGTTCCCTCGGAGTCCCCGCCCCAGTGGCATCAGGACCTGGTGAATGATTCCCGGACCGCAAACTGGATCGACCCCCCCTCAGCATGTCCGGCAACCCCTCCGCCAGGTTACGAGTATGAGTATCAGGGCGTGACTGTCGTGGTGGACAAGGTGGCCCGCCTGTGCACCCTGCCCGGACTCAATGACCCTGTCAACCCGAGGGACTACGTGGACGCCCCCACGGACGTCACCTTGCTGCGGTCGACAACCAGAGTGGAGAACTTCGTCTGCACGAAGGACGTCATTGTGGCCCACACTTGGCGCTTGGTCCCCCAATCGGACTAGCTGTATGAGCCCGAACCCTGAAGGCCTGCGACCAGAGTCGTGATCTGCTTGGCCGGACCCGCTCCCATGGGGGCGGGTCCGGTTATTCCATCGGAGGGTTCATTTCCTGCCCCCCGGACCAGGGACTCCTAGGTTGGTGTGCCTGGGGGGCGGCAGGACATGCCTCTCCCGACACACCGTCCGGGGGGTGAAGGTGCCTGCCCACCCATGAGACAGCAGGAGAGGCCGGGGGCGCGGCGGCCGGGCAGTGTGCGGGGCTCTGGGGGCCCATTCAAGAACATTACGCTTGCATTCTGTCAAAAATCTGCTAAAATCCCTCTCAGGGGGTGAGTGTTGCTGAATGTCCGAACGCAACGGGAGCAGGAAAATGTCAGGCATGAAGCGTGTGTGGGCCGTGTTTGGGGCGGTGTGTGTGCTGGCGGCGGGCGCCCTGGCCCAGGGCGCACCGGGACTCGCCCCCGTGAACCCCGCCTTTGAGGCGTGGCAGGCGGGCAAGTCCGCCGGCGGCGGACACGGCTACATCCCGTCCCCCGTGGACTGGTCGCATCTCGCCCCGTACATGGCGGGCAAGGCCGACCCGCCGGCGTCTTACAACCTGCGCGCCCTCGGCTTTGTCACCCCCGTGAAGAGCCAGTCGGTGTGCGGTGCCTGCTGGTCCTTCGCCGCCTGCGGCGCCATGGAGGCGTGGCTCAAGCGCTTCGAGGGCGCCACCTGGGACTTCTCGGAAAACCACATGAAGAACACCCACGGGTTTGACTGGTCCTCCTGCGACGGCGGAAACAACGACATTGCCAACGCCTACCTCACCCGGGGGACCGGGCCGCTGAACGAGGTGGACGACCCGTACAATGCGATGGCGCAGACGCCGCCCGCACCCGGGGCGGCGGTGCAGAAACTGCTCACCCGCTCCCGCGTGTTCTCCCTGGGAACCGGCGGCGACCGCACGGCGGTGCAGAACGCCCTGATGGAGCACGGCGCGCTGTCCATCCCCATGACCTGGAACGATGCGGCCTACGACGACGGCACGGACACGTATTACTACAGCGGTGACGGCCTGCAGCCGGGCGATGGCGGCCACATGGTGACGCTGGTGGGCTGGGACGATGCGAAGGTTGTCCCCGGGGTGGCGGAGCCGGGCGCGTGGTACTGCAAAAACAGCTGGAGCACCGGCTGGGGCGACGGCGGTTACTTTCACATCTCCTACCAGGACACCCAGGCGATTTCCGAGGCCTACGCCTTCACGGACATCGCCGCGCCGACGGCCTACGGCCGCATTTACCAGCATGACCCGCTCGGCATGACCTCGGGCTTCGGGTACACGGGGCTGGGCGTCATTTTCGGGGCGAACGTTTTCACGGCTGCGGAGACGGGCGAAATCGCCGCCGTCGGCACCTATGCCCGCGTTCCGGGCATGCAGCTCCAGATCACGGTGTACCGGGGCGGCTATTCCAACGGCTTCTCCAACCAGGCTGCCACAGTCTCCACCACGGCGGACGACGCCGGATACCTCATCGTCCCCCTGCCGACCCCGGCCGCCTTCACGGCGGGCCAGCTGTTCTCCGTGGTCGTCCGCTACACCGCCGCGGGGTACGACTATCCCCTGCCGGTCGAGATGAATATTTCCGGGTATTCGTCGGCTGCGGCGGCCTCCGCCGGCCAGGGGTATTTCAGCGACAGCGGCGTCATCTACCAGGACATGCACGTTGACGGCTACGCGAACGCCAGCGTCTGCATCAAGGCCTACGCGAAGTCCACGGCGGTGACGCCCGGGGCGGTGATCTACGGCACCTCCAAGGTGGAGTCGGGCGCCCCGCTCACCCTGCGCGCCGTCGCTTCGGGAACGACCGGCGCCGTGTCCTACCAGTGGCGCAAGGGCGCGTCCGACCTCTCCGGCGAGACGGCGTCCACCCTGCACTTCGACGCGGTGAACGACACCCATGCCGGGGTGTACCGGGTGGCCGTCACGGATGCCAGCAAGGCCGTGACCGTCAGCGACCCGTTCATGGTGGAGGTGCTCGCGCCCGGATCGCTGTCCGCGGCGAACGCGGCGGGGCTGGCGCTGATGGTGTCGCTCATGGGGTTGCTGGGGCTGCGCCGCGTGCGGCGCGCGTGACCACCCCCCGGGCCGCCTGAGAACGCCTAGCGGTTGTCCGTGTGGACCGGGCGCCCGTCGCAGAAGACGTGTTTTACCCGCCCGGTCAGCGTGTGGCCGATATAGGGGGAGTTCGCGCTCTTGGAGCCGAAGTCCGCCAGGGTGACGGTCCACTGCTCCTCCGGGTCGAACACGGTGACGTCCGCCGGGCCGTCCGGGCGGAGGCATCCCGCCTCAAGCGAGCAGACCCTCGCGCCGCCGAGGGTCATGAGCTCCACGGCCCGCTCCAGCGTGATGTGCCCCGGTTTCACCAGGTGGGTGACGGTCAGGGCCAGCATGGTCTCCAGCCCGATGATCCCGAAGGGGGCGAGCTGGAACTCCACATCCTTCTCAGCGCGGGTGTGCGGGGCGTGGTCCGTGGCGATGTTGTCCAGGGTGCCGTCCTGGAAGCCCGCGATGATGGCGGCGATGTCCTCCTCCTCGCGGAGGGGGGGGTACATCTTGGCGTGGGTGTTGAATCCCATGGCGGCGGCGGCGGTGAGGCTCCAGTAGTGGGGGGCGGACTCGGCGGTCACGCGCGCGCCGCGCTTTTTGGCGTCGCGGACGATCTGCACGCCGCCCGCGGTGGAGATGTGCTGGATGTGGATGCGGGCGTCCGCCAGCTCGGCCAGGCGGATGTTCCGGTCAATGCGGATCTCCTCGGCCTCGCGGGGGATGCCGCAGACGCCCATGAGCATGGAGTGGCGGCCCTCGTGCATCGTGCCGCCGTCGCTGAGGTCCTCGTCCTGGCAGTG
This region of Candidatus Hydrogenedentota bacterium genomic DNA includes:
- the hisS gene encoding histidine--tRNA ligase — encoded protein: MDEKIKPQTLRGFQDLLPADMIARSAAVETIRRTYERYGFLPVDTPALERMDILTGTAGGDTNKQIFELATPEGEAAALRFDLTVPFARLISQYRDEMKLPFRRYHLGPVFRADKPGPGRFRQFTQFDIDIAGANTLAADAEVIAVLCDAFRALGLGAAGGAPALFQVRISNRRLVDALLEGNGITNLETIKHVLRVMDKLQKIGPEKMREELGPGRVDESGDPIPGVGLEPSLIGKISDFVAVAAPTRAGLLEALADHLPATEQSAQALDEMTELAEYLEALGVGEDEAAYDPSLTRGLDYYTGPVFEIILPGAPEFGSVGGGGRYDELCSRFIEEKVPATGASIGVDRLLAALTHLGVAHRAKSIAQVCVATVGRVPRKEVFKLARELRDAGLNTVTYLGNKKNMGAQLSDADRYEIPVAVILGEDELANGLVAVKDLIAGKAVRENIATREEYRQAGRETQTTVPRAEMVAVIRRILEQG
- the srlD gene encoding sorbitol-6-phosphate dehydrogenase; protein product: MKGITLEGRKAVVTGGAQGLGAAITEHLAEEGCDVVVWDINLEQAKATAADVAARTGRLVEGRAVDVTDADAVRDAVDAAVALMGRLDVMVCNAGILIAGDSLTFDADKWRKVIDVDLTGYFLCAREAARVMVPRGRGSIIQINSKSGKKGSFRNSAYAAAKFGGVGVTQSLALEFAELGVRVNAVCPGNLLNSPLWVNSLFKQYAKNQGITEEQVRQKYIDQVPMKRPCEYRDVTNVVVFLASDASGYMTGQAVNVTGGQEMK
- a CDS encoding alcohol dehydrogenase catalytic domain-containing protein gives rise to the protein MTLSEFKQAAKPLPAEYRAWQVFGAGLENVGRDGQSVPLPLREPADNEVMVRVDALGLCLSDMKIIALGGNHPRLRGRDLANDPTVLGHECACTVVKAGKQWADRFQPGQRFIVQADIYYKGVNDAFGYMIPGGLAEYAYVDERVLDGDEGCYLLPVQDATGYSQAALAEPWACVEMSYDLTERLEPTGAAQLIVSDAPGALKAQLPNARVAGTDLAGLAEADTFDDIVLEGATPALVEALGKRLNPKGNLYLLGAPKEDGKAPLDVGGIHYQAKRILGGGATLAEVAAANARNDLLPGGTSLFIGAGGPMGQMHVQRAIEKADGSKTVVVTDLDRGRLNHIVARFGDLAARRGVELVTLSPADFASQDEMNAKIVELGGPEGYSDVVVLAPVPGLASFAVDLAAPRGFVNVFAGLAVGTVAPLAVSKLCQGVKVIGCSGSRISDLRKVLALAEAGELDTNRSVAAIGGLNAAHHGLKAVKEAKYPGKTVIYTQIPELPLMSLEEVKEKLPGVGAKLSPEGGWTVAAETALLEKFAQ
- a CDS encoding class II aldolase, translating into MDKHDVLKQLVDMSHCLGDPSRTFAILGEGNTSARIDAETMYVKASGTCLATMGEADFLEVSIPRATAILEDPNAGDADVAAALRGSLCDPSEKRMPSVETMMHALLYRHYPEYGFIGHTHPVSTNALMCSIHAREAAMGRLCPDHIVVMGHKSVFVPYVDPGLVLAREVRERVARYVEEEGVLPKAMLLENHGLFALGATARAVMNITEMAEKMSKILLGAYSAGGPRFMSGADIRRIDTRPDEKYRQNTLGQEK
- a CDS encoding NUDIX hydrolase, coding for MERWTESRIVFEGKIITVRTGTVVLDDGTTAYREVVEHPGGVCILPFTGSSVILVRQFRIALNRDLLEAPAGKLEGPEDPLRRGLIELEEEVGLKAGRVVDAGRVCATVGFCSEVIHLFLAFDLEQTERCPEPDERIEVVEIPLAEVRAGLRDHRFDDAKTVVLLHRLLDHLDNLH
- a CDS encoding dihydroorotase; amino-acid sequence: MSLVIANGHVVDPASGLSETMDVLVADGRVREMGKSLRGDETLDARGLVVCPGLVDIQVHFREPGFESKETIASGSRAAARGGVTTVVTMANTNPPIDNAGLVELVTRRARETACIKVRPAACATKGMKGEELTEMAELREAGAVAVTDDGRDIRSSAVMRRVLEYAGMVGLPYLAHCQDEDLSDGGTMHEGRHSMLMGVCGIPREAEEIRIDRNIRLAELADARIHIQHISTAGGVQIVRDAKKRGARVTAESAPHYWSLTAAAAMGFNTHAKMYPPLREEEDIAAIIAGFQDGTLDNIATDHAPHTRAEKDVEFQLAPFGIIGLETMLALTVTHLVKPGHITLERAVELMTLGGARVCSLEAGCLRPDGPADVTVFDPEEQWTVTLADFGSKSANSPYIGHTLTGRVKHVFCDGRPVHTDNR